The Onychomys torridus chromosome 23, mOncTor1.1, whole genome shotgun sequence genome segment CCGCCCGCCCTTGCGCCCACGGCGGGCAGGATCCCATCAGCCTGCGCGTCCGGCCGGGTCACAAAAGACCCTTCGCTTCACAtcgaaaaacaaatcaaacaaaatcagCACTAAAACCGCGTCCTGCCCCTTCTTCCCTCGACCACCGCCGAGAGCAAAACCACGACGACCCGGGCGGAAGCCGCACCCCGGCGGCGCCATTCCGCGGGGCCAGCGCGGCCTCCGCCATCTTAGGTGCGGCCGCGGGCGCTGGCGCTGGCAGCGGGGCGCCGTCGCTTAGGACGCCCCGGCGGCGGCGAGCCCCGTTCCCACCGCCGGTCAGAGACGAGGCCGGAGCTCCGCGGGGCCGGGAAGGGCGAGGCCGGAGCTCCGCGGGGCCGGGAAGGGCGAGGCCGGAGCTCCGCGGGGCCGGGAAGGGCGAGGCCGGAGCTCCGCGGGGCCGGGAGGGCCGCCGCGGAGCCCGGGCGCGACATCCAGGGCACTCAAGGACGCAGACCGCGGGGTAGCGAGGACGCGAGGACGGCCCTGACAGACGACACCGCGTCTTACCTTTCCGCAGACGCGAACCCGGGGGACAAAGCGCGCGAGGCGACGGTAGGAAGCGTGCAGCGATGGCGACGAACTGCCGGCACAAAATGGAGCTGACAGCTACGGCGCAGGCTTCTTCTCGAAAACACTGATGACGTCGGAGGGGCGGGGCCTGCGCCCGGCCCGGGTGCGCAGGCGCGGCCCCGCCCACCGAGCGAGCCGGGTAGGAAGGCGGAGGAGGTGGTGGCCCTATTGGCAAGGCTGCCGGAGAGTTCTTAAGCTCCCTGAAGGTGAGACCGGCACAGTCTCCtccacgctcacacacacacacacacacacgcacacacgcacacacgcacacacgcacacacacacaaaaaagcccTGAATCTGACTCTGAACATTAAGAAACAAGGAAGACGAGGGAGGCAAGGTGAAAAGTAGCACGTGCCCTGATGGCAACCGACTAAACGTTTTGCAACTACATCAAAGTAGCTCTGGTTAGTAGTTGGCTTgatttgcacttttttttttttttttttttttccccccgagacagggtttctctgtagctttggagcctgtcctggaactcgctttgtagcccaggctggcctcgaactcacagagatccacctgcctctgcctcccgagtgctgggattacaggtgtgtgccgccaccgccgagctttttttttttttttttttttaaactgaggagccaacccagggccttgagcttgctaggcaagcgctctaccactgagctaaattcccaaccctgcacttttttctttcctttcctttttttggtttttcgagacagggtttctctgtgtagctttggagcctgtcccagatctcactctgtagcccaggctggcctccaactcagagatccgcctggctctgcctcccgagtgtcgGGACTAAAGGCatcgtgtgccaccactgccgcaCTTGGTTTGCACTTTGACTAAGGTTCTGTGACCTATTTAAAACTAGtttttggccgggcagtggtggcacacacctttatgagttccagaaaaggtgcaaagctacacagagaaaccccgtctggaaaaaccaaaagaaaaaaaaactagttttTAGTGGTTGGTTATGACATGCACTGAAATTAAATATATTCCCACaagctttttgtttggttgttaattaattaatttatttattgttttttcttcttttgagaccgggttctctgtatagccctggctgttttggaactctccctggccttgaactcagagatcctcctgcctctgtctcttgagtgctaggattaaaggcatgcactgccaccttCTGGCCCATGTGGTCATCTTAAGATGGTAAAGTTACATGGCACCTTTAAAGGTAAAGTCACCTTTAACCTTAGTAAAATTGGCTCCAAGTCATGTGGCTGTTTACATCTTGAATGTCATCACCAAAGATGGAGAAGAGCCACATGGTTGCTATTTAAAACATCTGTTTTCCTAGTAGATGGAGCAGAAGGCAGGtgtgccagccataccctgtaacaggtagggactgagggatgctgggagaatccGGAGGTCAGATCCAAGATGTTAAATAGGCATCTCAGTGGGTTGTCCTGGGTTTAGAAACTTAacactggtcacattgtatccacagtcagaaaACATACAAATGCTGGTTTTAGCTTTGTCacccacctttttatttttatgtgtatggatattttgccttcCTGTATGACTGTGTACCATGTGCCCACAGAGGAGGGCAATCCTCTAGGactggaattagagatggttgtgagccaccatgtgggtattgggaatcgaacccaggtccttagggagaacagttggtgctcttaaccactgagccatctctccagcccctggtcccCTTTTTTTATCCAGTCCAAAACCCTGTCCAAAGAATTCACCCATTTAGGGTAAGTCTTCTCaaaccagtttaaaaaaatgttcacagatatgcccagatctttgtttccatggtgattataaatatttctggatctctgtgagttttaggccagcctgttctacagggtgagttctacGACAGCCAAGacttatgcagagaaaccctgtcttgagaaaacaaacaaacaaacaaaacaatacaaaacaaaaagagaaagatgacttCGTGGCATAAAGCAACAATTATAAAATTTCTCAGTCCTACTGAGCCCTTAGTTTATCATTGTATCTCTTTTTAGACTAAGGAAGCAACAAGTCtccaaaatattttggatatgTATGATAAATATTTTTGCATGATGATAAGAATGTAagattatatttgtttgtttgttttggtttttcgagacagggtttccctgtgtagctttgcgctttccagggactcacttggtagcccaggctggtctcgaactcacagagatccacctgtttctgcctcccgagtgctgggattaaagttgtgcgccaccaccaccccgcctttttttttttttttttttggttgagttcaattcccagcaaccacatggtggctcacaaccatctgtaattagatctggcaccctcttctggcctgcaggcagaacactgtatacataataaataaataaatctcttttttaaaaaagctactAACTTACTATAAACTGTTAATGATTAAGACATGCAAGTTATTAGTCACCTTGTAAATGCTTAAATTTCTTAATGTGTTCGAGAAGTATACTTGTAGTTATGCTAAATACTAATGTAAAAATTACAGGAACAAGCTTTATTTAGCTTcctgtatatgttttcaaagttaagcctaaaacaagtaactagaaacaagcAAATTTTGTTTCGTTTAGATATAGTTGATAGATGGTCCTCAGACTCTTCAGAGATcagctgaatatggcatttaatgtttaataaaaaagcttcctaggcagagccaggcagatctctgtgagttcaaggccagcctggactaccaagtgagttctaggaaaggcacaaagctacacagagaaaccctgtctcgaaaaacaaaaacaaacaaaaaagcttccTGCAATAGAGAGAAATGCCAGCTCTTGGAAACACCTGAGATCTCCTCTAAAGAAGATGATGGAGCTTGCTGTATATGTGCAAAGCCAGCCACTGCGTGAAAAACTGCTTTTCACCCTGTCCAAACTGTGGGCAAGCAATTGATTGCCCTGCTTTGCCTAAACAAGGTTGACCAGTTCCCCACactcctcctccacaggaaagTCTGCTGGATGTTCTGGGCCTGGTGGCCAAAGACTGACATTGTTCTGGGACACTGATCCTAGAACCATGGCGGAACCTAGTGTGATTGCCCAGGTAGCTGTTAAGTGTCTGTCATTTTTAACAGATTCTGGAGCTGCTTGgtctgtacttcctgcttaccccggtaaattttttttttttaagttttagagctttattaggagataAAGTGGGGGGCgaggtgggagagaaagagaggagatgtAGGCCTggagcaggagggaagaggggagcagagcagagagagagcagagaactACCCAagtaaaatttatccttctcagatctctgatggagCTGATGACTATGCGTGATCATTTTGTCAGTTTAACAGCAGCAACAAGGCTCCAGCTGCCTTCTCCATGCTCTTCATCTGTAAAAATCATGCTTCCAGCTGAGAAAGATGGTTTACCTCGCTACCAGACTCTAAAAAGACATAAGCTCACAAAACAGGTTTCAAAGTAACTttttactattcctttatttaaagtAACTTGCTTTACAATGACTGCTGTCAATAATCAACCACCTGTGTCTCATAGTAaatgtttggatttttaaaaaatgatttaaggccgggcagtggtggcgcacacctttaatcctacactcgggatgcagagccaggcggatctctgtgaattcgaggccagcctgagctaccaaatgagttccaggaaaggcacaaagctacacagagaaaccctgtcttgaaaaaccaaaaaaaaaaaaaaaaaaaaaaaaaaaaaagatttaagtaaggtatataaaaaaatgaaaaaatgcttcagatttctttctctcaTATGCCATTGTTATATTAAGACTTAAAAGTTTGGAGTTTTAACACTAATTAATGGAGTTCTGAGAAGCTATTAATCTACTCTGGTAAGCACTGACTTTTTGGGCAACCTACCAACATTACTTCAGAACCacccaaacagaagaaaagaaacacccAGCCTCCCCCAGACAGGAGAGGGCAGACTGGCTGGCCTTCCTAGACCATATCCTTAGCAGGgttctcttctgtcctttcttcaggCAGGATTTGCTTTGTAGTACAGCTGGGCTTAGAGTCATGTGCTACCTGGACAGGCCAGCTTCCCTCCTATCTGCAGTGAATTGTGAAGGAAAAACAGTACTTGAAGGATACAGATTAGCATGGTCATGGTATGGGATTTGGTCAGAAAAATGCCTGCACCTGAGATCAGCATTTAAAAATGGATACTCACATGTAATAAAACCAAGGCATTGCTTTCTTGTATTTAAATTACAACAACAGCAGTGGAACAGAATATGCTCACAAATGGGGGTGAATGCTGCAGGTCTCCCAGACAGACATCATTCCCGTCAACAGCAGAAGGACCATAGTCTCTGACATAACCAGAACTGGATAAACCACATGGCTATGTTCCAGTGAAGTCCACCAAGTGTCTGTCCAGGTCTCTTAGAGCTACTGAGCAAATGGGTTGGCATGAATAGTTATGTCCTTAATGTGCACATCATTGAGAGGTCTGTATGTCTTCTCATTCACTGGTAACTTCTCCAGTTCATCCAAAGTCTCCAGACCATCTATAACCCTGAAAGAGAAACAATGTGGTATGTGGAACTTCTCAGCTTGAAATATAAAGTCTCTACAGCAATGACGGTCTCCAGAGGAGAGTGCTCCACACCAGTGTCACCTTCTCTTCTGATCAGGTGCCCTGGCTGAATGTCCCTCCTGGACACACGTGGCAAAATGGAGTATCAAGGTCAATCCCATCTACGGAAGTGAAGTGGCCCTGAATTCAGGTGTCTCAGGGCCCACACTTCCCCAGCTCTTTCTCATGACAACTGGGTGACCTCGAGGATATGTACACCTGCTGCTATGGTTTGGAACTTAGTGTCCCTCAGAAGTCCATGTGCTAGAGCCTTGGTCACCAGCTTGGGACTACTGGGAAGTACTAAAGCCTTTAAGAGAGACAGAGTCCAGGTCCCAGAGAGATGgccctgtgcaagcatgaggacggGAGTTCAACCCcctgcacacctataattccGGAGCTGACTGAGTAGAGATAGGAGGGTCCTCGGGCTTTCTGGctagtcagtctagctgaatcagtgaactccaggtgaGAAATTAAGGAAGCCACCTGGTACTAACCTCTGTCCTTCAGTCATGCTCATTTGcatctgtatacacatacacatacacacacacacacacacacacacacacacacacacacacaggaaaaaagagGTGGGGCAtatctctttccctcttttttgCTTCTTGGCCATGAAGTGGGAAGTTTTGGTCCACCACATGCTGCCATGATGTACTAATCAGGCCAAAGCATTGGAGCAAATGATCATGGATTAAAACGTCTAAAAACATGGGTCAAaagagaagtttttgttttgttttgtttttaaagatttatttattatgtacacagaagagggcgccagatctcattacagatggttgtgagccaccatggttgctgagaattgaactcaggacctctggaagaggagttggtgctcttaacctctgggccatctctccagcccaagaagtgttttcttaaaacaaaatacatggtTGGAATCTGAACCTATGCATttgtggagagaaaaaaaatgctttttttttttttttttttttggtttttcgagacagggtttctctgtagctttggagcctgtccaggctggcctcaaactcacagagatccacctgcctctgcctcccgagtgctgggattacaggagtgtgccaccaccgcccagctgaaaaaTGCTTTTTTATATTACATCTCAAATGTAGTGTTCCAGTTGCTGTGTAAGTATGTGCTGAGCATTTGGAACAGAAGCCAACAGTGGGAGCCTCTGGTTCTCAACCTAACTAGCACCCACAGTACTAAATGGAACACTAGCATGCACAGTAACTCACAACTGTCATTGTCTCAGAAGAGGGAGTGCTggagcaggaagatcatgaatttcAGGGAAGTCTGGGCTctatggcttaaaaaaaaatcctgtttcaaaaacctaaaaattaaaaccaaaataaaccccaGTCCTCTACAGCCATGGTTTTTTATCACTAAGCATGataaatacttgttgaatgaGTAAATTTTACCTCCCACTGAActattaaaaatgactttataatGCATAATTTGGCAAAAACTGCCAAACAGCTCCCTAGGATCAGTTTTTACTGTGGCACATTTTATTGATGGCACAATCCATCCAGCTGAAAAGATTACCTACTCTCCCTTTTGGTAAGGTGTGGCCACACTGTCAAGTTCTAGATCTTCTGGGAAAGTtctttatttttcactctttaaaaattatgtttacttATTTCTCACATGCAGTTATGGACGTGTGTAGAGGCCGAAGGACTTCTgtggagtgagttctctcctccccctttccGTGGGCTCCACGGGTCAGACACGGGTTATCAGGTTCACACACGACAAGTGctttctttacctgctgaaccgcCTAGCTCAGTGGAAGTGCTCAAACACCTttacttcttcctcctttcttcctgacACGCTCCCCTAGCCGTGCTACCTGGATAACCATGAGGTGAGCTCGGAAGAGGAAACCAAGGACAACCGAACAGCAAGAGGTGCCTGGACACTGGGGACAGTCACTATGCTAGTCCAGTTTCTCATGACACTGTTTTCAGATACGCTGCTTGCTGTTAAACGTTGTTCTTGCTATTAATTTGCAAAACATGCTAAGCAATTCTTTGGTTcctctcaaacaaaataaagaaaacaaagctcaGATAATGTATACTTCCTCAGGGTCAGGAACCTGGTGACTGGGGGGCCTAAAGTCCAGGTACTTTTATAGTCCAACCAGTCTCTCCAGCATTAACCAGTACACTGATGTGCCGAACAAAGAGATGACTGGAACACTCACTTTCCAAATACTGTGTATTTCATGTCCAGATGTGGCTGCTTGCCATAGGTGATGAAGAACTGAGATCCATTGGTGTTTGGGCCATTATTAGCCATAGATACAACACCTCTGACGTtgtgctaaaaaagaaaaaaaagagataaaccAAGGCATTAACTGGGCTGTCATCTGCAAATTCCAAAGGTAAACTGAAACATTCTCTGCCTTTTCAATATTCAGGGGACCAAGAGATGGTTTAGCTAGCTTTCCTCTCTCAGTATTAACCTAAATGTGAAGATTGTATATTATCCTTATCCCTGATAACCTTGACTATCATTTGCTTATATAATTATCATATCATCCAATCAATTTCATTTTCACTGTGGAGAAGTAgtcacaaatacttttttttttttttttttttttgtctttttgagacagggtttctctgtgtagctttgcgcctttcctgaactcacttggtagctcaggctggcctcgaactcacagagatctgcctgcctctgcctcccgagtgctgggattaaaggcatgcgccaccaccgcctgacaaaCACTTTTATTCCTATCATTGTGTAACAGAAAGATTCCTTACATTTGTACTAGGGAATAGTGTGCTTGAATGAAGAAATGATCAAGCAACAAAACCCAATCCCCCAAATCTCCTCTTGCATACTTGACTCTAGGCTAGTTTCTTCACCTGTCAAACAAGGGAGCTGGACTAGTTCAGGGGTGAAAACTCAGATGCTCACAAGGGTCAAGCAGATGATACACTGAAAACTGGGCAGAGATGGAGTCTGGCAAAGTCAATAGTATATCTCTTGCccatggatttttttcttaacgGTCACAGAGAATGCATCAGTGAATCTTCCTCCTATGGCCAGTGAACCAATTTATTACCCCAGGACTGGATGATCTGAGGAAGGTCTCACCTAGCTCTAATATTATCAATACTACTAGTTTACAAGGCATGGTATAGAAGAAttgaaagtataaataaatagagaTAAGTCTGGGCTGTGCCATAGAGACATACccagtcaacaacaacaaaacatataaCCAGCCACTGACCACTCTAGCACTGGCTGTTCATTAGGGACAGTAGCTAGGAAAGGTAGGGAGGTGCAGCTCCATCAAAATAATACATCCTTAtctcaggtgtggtg includes the following:
- the Ppil3 gene encoding peptidyl-prolyl cis-trans isomerase-like 3, which codes for MSVTLHTDVGDIKIEVFCERTPKACENFLALCASNYYTGCVFHRNIKGFMVQTGDPTGTGRGGSSIWGKKFEDEYSEYLKHNVRGVVSMANNGPNTNGSQFFITYGKQPHLDMKYTVFGKVIDGLETLDELEKLPVNEKTYRPLNDVHIKDITIHANPFAQ